One Phocaeicola dorei genomic region harbors:
- a CDS encoding FimB/Mfa2 family fimbrial subunit, producing MKLKSLRTSATLIVLLAVSLLTFSCNSFDERLPECRLLVKFKYDYNMLHTDAFHTQVDRVELYIFDKDGRYLFSQVEEGEVLATGYYTMEVKLPVGEYQLLAWAGAHDSYEITIPNGGTTLTEMKLQLMREESLVINKELEPLWYGGINHVKFTGTANQMEVINLIKDTNKIRFIFQGSSSGESRSTDTSGWTINMHDYDYEIIESNGYLGHDNSLLDDDVLSFQPYFMEQKNPSAAAVELNTMRLMEDRPARFVVTEKATGKKVFDINLTDFLILTSMEGNKMKPQEYLDREDEYKIIFFFFDSTAWNAVQININGWTWYIQNEED from the coding sequence ATGAAACTAAAAAGCCTTAGAACTTCCGCTACTTTGATAGTCCTGTTGGCTGTCTCTTTATTGACGTTCTCATGCAATAGCTTTGACGAAAGGTTGCCGGAATGTAGATTGTTGGTAAAGTTCAAATATGATTATAATATGCTTCATACAGATGCTTTCCATACACAGGTAGACAGAGTGGAATTGTACATCTTTGATAAGGATGGAAGGTATTTGTTCAGTCAGGTTGAGGAAGGAGAGGTTTTGGCTACAGGATACTATACTATGGAGGTAAAACTTCCGGTAGGCGAATACCAGTTGCTGGCTTGGGCAGGGGCACATGATTCCTATGAGATAACTATTCCTAACGGTGGAACAACCCTTACAGAAATGAAACTCCAGTTGATGCGTGAGGAGTCTCTTGTCATTAATAAAGAGTTGGAACCACTGTGGTATGGCGGTATCAATCATGTGAAGTTCACAGGTACTGCAAATCAGATGGAGGTAATCAATTTGATAAAGGATACTAATAAGATACGTTTTATATTCCAAGGCTCTTCCTCGGGGGAATCCCGCAGTACCGATACTAGCGGATGGACCATCAATATGCATGACTATGATTATGAGATTATAGAATCCAATGGATATTTAGGACATGATAATTCCTTGCTGGACGATGATGTGCTGAGTTTTCAACCTTATTTTATGGAACAGAAGAATCCGTCGGCTGCGGCGGTCGAATTGAACACTATGCGGTTGATGGAGGACAGGCCTGCACGGTTTGTTGTGACGGAGAAAGCAACCGGGAAGAAAGTCTTTGATATTAATCTGACGGATTTTCTTATTTTGACAAGTATGGAAGGGAATAAGATGAAACCTCAGGAATATTTAGATCGTGAGGATGAATATAAAATCATATTCTTTTTTTTTGACTCAACTGCATGGAATGCTGTTCAGATTAACATTAATGGATGGACGTGGTATATTCAGAATGAGGAAGATTAA
- a CDS encoding DUF4091 domain-containing protein, whose translation MKKLLFLGALLLSTVCMNAQTSEYYQEAANPIATNPTLWAKVTAPQISWGSTDIRYKKEEPAPIRSTQKSINLTAWKGEKVSAQMVVWTPKTLNDLTLTVSDLISGENTISKDDIRTGFVRYVMTDELNKDGLGACGYRNSADFDSTLVADVIDHITPALTLPANSTQGGWIRINVPQQTKAGKYTGTVTVKANNSTLAELKLNIQVKKRTLPPPSEWAFHLDLWQNPYAVSRYYNVEPFSKEHFDLMRPLMKLYADAGGKVITASIMHKPWNGQTYDAFESMVTWLKKADGTWYFDYTVFDKWVEFMIDLGVKKQISCYSMVPWRLSFQYFDQASNSFKFLEAKPGEAAYEEFWINMLQDFAKHLKAKGWFDITHIAMDERPMKDMQETLKVIRKADKDFKVSLAGTYHKELLDELNDYCITIAEKFTPEEIEARRKAGKVTTYYTCCTEPRPNTFTFSEPAEAEWLAWHSAKENLDGYLRWALNSWVKNPLQDSRFTAWAAGDTYMIYPGARSSIRLERLTEGVQAFEKIRILKEEFERKGNKGAIKNIDKALKMFDESGMDKISPTTAVNKAKEVINRY comes from the coding sequence ATGAAAAAACTCCTATTTCTAGGCGCTCTCCTGTTGTCAACAGTATGTATGAACGCCCAAACTTCCGAATATTATCAGGAAGCAGCCAATCCTATTGCCACCAACCCCACTTTATGGGCGAAAGTTACAGCCCCACAAATCAGCTGGGGAAGCACAGACATCCGCTATAAGAAAGAGGAACCAGCCCCTATCCGTAGTACACAGAAAAGTATAAACCTTACTGCATGGAAAGGTGAAAAGGTTTCGGCCCAAATGGTAGTATGGACTCCTAAGACACTGAATGATTTGACTCTCACAGTCAGTGATCTAATCTCTGGTGAAAATACCATCAGCAAAGATGATATCCGTACCGGCTTTGTACGCTATGTCATGACTGATGAACTGAACAAAGACGGTTTGGGCGCATGTGGCTACCGCAATAGCGCCGACTTTGATTCAACTTTAGTAGCAGATGTAATAGACCACATCACTCCCGCTCTGACTCTTCCCGCCAACTCCACCCAAGGGGGATGGATCCGTATCAACGTACCCCAGCAGACTAAAGCCGGGAAATACACAGGAACAGTTACAGTAAAGGCCAACAATAGTACACTGGCCGAATTGAAACTGAATATCCAAGTGAAAAAACGTACGCTGCCTCCTCCTTCCGAATGGGCTTTCCATTTGGATTTATGGCAAAATCCATACGCAGTATCCCGTTACTACAATGTGGAACCATTCAGCAAGGAACATTTCGACTTGATGCGCCCATTAATGAAATTATATGCTGATGCAGGCGGTAAAGTAATTACAGCCTCCATTATGCACAAACCTTGGAACGGACAGACATACGACGCTTTTGAGAGCATGGTTACTTGGCTGAAAAAAGCGGATGGAACATGGTACTTTGACTATACCGTGTTCGATAAATGGGTGGAATTTATGATAGACCTTGGAGTCAAGAAGCAAATAAGTTGTTACTCGATGGTTCCCTGGCGTCTTTCTTTCCAATATTTTGATCAAGCCAGTAACTCTTTCAAGTTCTTGGAAGCCAAACCGGGCGAAGCCGCTTATGAAGAATTCTGGATAAATATGTTGCAAGATTTCGCAAAGCATCTGAAAGCAAAAGGCTGGTTCGATATCACTCACATTGCGATGGACGAAAGACCGATGAAGGACATGCAGGAAACACTGAAAGTAATCCGTAAGGCTGATAAAGACTTTAAAGTGTCATTGGCTGGAACGTATCACAAAGAGTTATTGGATGAGCTGAATGATTATTGTATCACTATCGCCGAGAAGTTCACACCGGAAGAGATTGAAGCACGCCGGAAAGCAGGCAAAGTGACCACTTATTATACCTGTTGCACGGAACCCCGTCCCAACACTTTTACTTTCAGTGAACCTGCCGAAGCTGAATGGCTGGCATGGCACAGTGCTAAAGAAAATCTGGATGGGTATCTCCGTTGGGCTTTAAACAGTTGGGTGAAAAATCCTCTGCAGGACAGCCGCTTTACCGCTTGGGCTGCCGGGGACACTTATATGATTTATCCGGGCGCCCGTTCATCTATCCGGTTAGAACGCCTGACAGAAGGAGTACAAGCATTTGAAAAAATACGCATTCTGAAAGAAGAATTTGAAAGGAAAGGCAATAAAGGGGCTATCAAGAATATAGACAAAGCCCTGAAAATGTTTGATGAATCCGGTATGGATAAGATTTCTCCTACCACTGCCGTAAACAAGGCAAAAGAGGTTATCAACCGATACTAG
- a CDS encoding TlpA disulfide reductase family protein: protein MKRIVNVLFAGVLAMTVLSCSEEKKGYTLNGEISDVKNGMVYLKKYQDKSFIDVDSAVITDGVFKFEGACTEPLAYGLTTFKDSKRPLVFFLDNEEMQLKMNESEKVLTVTGSALNDLYAQNAPLTRQDGYSIDSLVSAHPASAVTPYFVVKDFAYKLNLEEMKALRAKLDASLDGTMYVNQIDDFIKRMENIQVGAVAPDFTLPDVDGNPVTLSGLRGKYVLIDFWASWCPDCRKENPNIVAAWNKFKDKNFTILGVSLDRKKEPWLAAIEKDQLTWTHVSDLKDWKSDAAVQYAIRWIPMNFLLDPNGVILAVGLEGEALQQKLEEVLK from the coding sequence ATGAAAAGAATTGTAAATGTGCTTTTTGCGGGTGTACTGGCTATGACTGTACTCTCATGTAGTGAAGAGAAAAAAGGATATACTCTGAATGGGGAAATATCAGATGTAAAGAATGGAATGGTGTATCTGAAGAAGTATCAGGATAAATCTTTCATAGATGTGGATTCGGCTGTAATTACGGATGGCGTTTTCAAATTTGAAGGTGCTTGTACTGAGCCGTTGGCATACGGGTTGACTACGTTCAAGGATAGCAAACGTCCGTTGGTATTCTTTTTAGATAACGAAGAGATGCAGTTGAAGATGAATGAATCGGAAAAGGTATTGACTGTGACAGGTTCTGCTTTGAATGATTTGTATGCACAGAATGCTCCTTTGACTCGTCAGGATGGATATAGCATAGATAGTTTGGTATCTGCTCATCCTGCATCGGCCGTTACTCCTTATTTTGTTGTGAAAGATTTCGCTTATAAGTTGAATCTGGAGGAAATGAAGGCATTACGTGCCAAATTAGATGCCTCATTGGATGGAACCATGTACGTCAATCAGATAGATGATTTTATCAAGCGGATGGAAAATATTCAAGTGGGAGCTGTAGCTCCGGATTTTACATTGCCCGATGTAGATGGTAATCCCGTCACCTTATCCGGTTTGAGAGGAAAATATGTATTGATTGATTTTTGGGCTTCTTGGTGTCCTGATTGCCGCAAGGAAAATCCGAATATTGTTGCTGCCTGGAATAAATTCAAGGATAAGAATTTTACTATTTTAGGAGTTTCTCTGGATCGTAAGAAAGAACCTTGGTTGGCTGCTATCGAGAAAGATCAATTGACATGGACTCATGTTTCAGATTTGAAGGACTGGAAGTCGGATGCAGCCGTGCAGTATGCTATTCGTTGGATTCCTATGAATTTTTTGTTGGACCCCAATGGAGTGATTTTGGCGGTAGGATTGGAAGGCGAGGCCTTGCAACAAAAGTTGGAAGAAGTCTTGAAATAA
- a CDS encoding dicarboxylate/amino acid:cation symporter: MKKFLSNTIVQLLIAVIIGLSAGFVVNDAVLEAIVCIKHITGQIIFFLVPLIILGFIAPSIAHLRSNASKMLLFAFGIAYLSSIGASFFGAAVGYNVIPFLHIADDANSLKALPENLLKIDIPPVMNVMTALVLAALIGLATAWVKSDEISKLLDTFQKMVLELVKRVLLPVLPVFIAANFCILSYQGAVTKQLPVFLSILIVVIVCHFIWLTLLYFIAAVYSRKNSYQVLRYYGPAYLTALGTMSSAATLGIALECARKSPILRKEISDVTIPLFANIHLCGSILTETVFVLTVSQMLYGSMPSILQITLFILLLGLFAIGAPGVPGGTVLASLGLIISVLHFDEAGTALLLTIFALQDSFGTACNITGDGALTLITDTFEKK, from the coding sequence ATGAAAAAGTTTCTAAGTAACACCATCGTGCAACTGCTTATTGCCGTAATTATCGGACTGTCGGCAGGTTTCGTCGTAAACGACGCTGTGTTGGAAGCCATCGTTTGCATAAAACACATTACGGGACAAATCATTTTCTTTTTAGTTCCTCTTATCATTTTAGGATTCATCGCTCCCTCCATCGCACACTTGCGCAGTAATGCGTCAAAGATGCTTTTATTTGCTTTTGGCATTGCTTATCTCTCCTCCATCGGGGCTTCTTTCTTCGGGGCTGCCGTAGGATACAATGTAATTCCTTTCCTGCATATAGCCGATGATGCCAACTCACTGAAAGCATTACCGGAGAATCTGCTGAAGATAGATATTCCACCAGTCATGAACGTAATGACTGCACTGGTACTGGCCGCATTGATAGGGCTTGCCACTGCTTGGGTAAAATCGGACGAAATATCAAAGTTGTTGGACACTTTCCAAAAAATGGTACTTGAATTGGTGAAAAGGGTATTGCTTCCTGTACTTCCTGTGTTTATTGCCGCCAATTTCTGCATTCTCAGCTATCAGGGAGCTGTTACGAAACAATTACCTGTATTCCTCTCCATTCTGATAGTTGTTATTGTTTGCCATTTCATCTGGCTGACACTACTCTATTTCATTGCGGCGGTTTATTCCAGAAAGAATAGCTATCAAGTACTGAGATACTACGGTCCTGCCTACCTCACGGCATTAGGTACGATGTCTTCGGCAGCCACATTGGGTATAGCATTGGAATGTGCCCGTAAAAGCCCGATACTGAGAAAAGAGATCAGCGACGTAACAATACCTTTATTCGCGAATATACACTTGTGCGGCTCTATCCTGACAGAAACCGTATTTGTACTCACGGTATCACAAATGCTTTATGGAAGCATGCCCAGCATATTGCAAATTACTTTATTCATCCTGTTATTAGGATTATTCGCCATTGGTGCACCGGGAGTACCGGGTGGAACAGTACTTGCCTCTTTAGGGCTCATCATCTCTGTCCTTCACTTTGATGAAGCCGGAACTGCACTACTACTTACGATTTTTGCATTGCAGGACAGTTTTGGAACAGCTTGTAATATTACCGGAGATGGGGCACTAACGCTTATTACGGATACTTTCGAAAAAAAATAG